Part of the Gimesia chilikensis genome, ATCGTTCCGCTTTGGGAAATCGACCAGTTTCATGTGTTCCGTACGAATATCAAAGGGTACGCCGACCGGCCACTGAATTTTTATGATAATGTCGAGCAGTGGGTTACGACCCCCGTCTACCCGCGGGTTGAAACACTGACGTCGACACAGACGACCTCACCATAGACTCAGGAATCAGAATTACTCCATGCGTTGGTTTGATGCTTTCATATTTGGTTGCTGCCTGACATTGATCGGGATTTTCTGCCTGCCGACAGAGAACGCCTACGGTGCGCAGGCTGAGACTACGACCACGGAGCAACCTGAAACCGAACCAGATTCAGAGCCGAATTCTGAACCAGCGCCTGAACCAGAATCCAAGCCCGAGTCCGAACAGAAAGCCGAGCCAGAATCTAAGCCCGAACCAAAGCCAACTGCCCAGCCTGATACGCGGCATATCAGCTTACGGCCCTACCGAATCCGCATCGAACTGGCCTTTGCGTCTGACTGTCATCTGACCGATTTCGACCGCCGGCAGATATTCACACGCTTGCCCCAGATTATTGAACGTTCCGCTGGTGTAAAATGGGACCTGACCGCCCTCAAACCGGGTGACAACACAGCCGGTATCTTTGAAAATGCCTGGCTCACACTCCCTACCAGTGCCGGTTTGAACCGCCTGTCTGCAGCTCAGGTTCTGCAGCAGTATCCCACACAGGCTTTTGACAAACTGTTTCTGCTGACGGTGGAGTCTGCGGGGATCGGATACCAAATCGCGGGCCGGGAATTCGATGTCGATTCCCAGCAGTTAGGGCCACTGGTCGAACAGACGACCTATGCACGACCGTTTCTGGCAGAGACCAGTTTTCAGATTCTCCGCAACCTGTTTTCCGCTGTTGTCACAATAGAAGCGGTCGAGGGTGACCAGGCGATCGTCAGCGAACAGGGGAGCCAGTACCTGACTCCTGACCCCGCTATCGGCACCCTGCAGAAACGGGACTTCTTTGTACCCTTCTTCCGCTATCTGAATCGGGATCGTGAAGTCAAAGACATTCAGATGATTCCCTGGACCTATCTTATTCTGGAAGAGGTCGATCGCAAGCATGCCCGCTGTTCGATTTCTTCCGGCTTGCGAGGCATTCTGAGCAGCAGTCGGCGGCGGGTCGAAATGCAGGCCATTCGGGTCGTGCCACGTTTTCCCGAAACAGAACTCGCCCTGGTTCCACGAGGGACTTCGACTCAGTCTTACGCCGGGATGCGTGTCCAGATTTCTCCGCTGAATCCGCAGGAAGTCCGTCAGTTGCAGGTCGCAGCGCAGAAAGAGAGCGAAGAGACCGGCAAAAAAGTCTCTTTCGAGAAGGAATACATCACCGAGGAGCTGCTGACCAACCGCGAGGGAACGATCACTGTCAAAGCCGATCCGTCCGATCCTTTAATCTGGCTCTATGTCCGCAGTGGTAAAGCTCTGGTGGCAAATGTGCCTTATATTCCCGGTATCGCACCGCGGACTGCGATCCAGGTTCCCGATGACCGGATTCGTCTGGGCGTCGAAGGGGAACTGGCAGTACTCAACGGGGAATTAATCGAAGAGGTCGCTTCCCTCTCGATGCAGATGTCTCGCATCCGCAGTTGGGCGAAAAAGAATGACTGGAAGAAAGTGGATGGCGGAATCCGCGAACTGGAGAGCGGTATTTCCCCAAGACAGATCTTCCAGGATAAATTGACTGTGATCCGCGTAACCGCGACGGAAGCCGCTCAGGAACAACGAAACCGGGCCGCCGAATCCCGGATCGCCACTCTCTGCCGGGAAGCGGAAACACGCATCAACCGTTTTCTGGATCCCACGGGGATTATTGATTTCAAAGCCGAGATCAAAGACCTGCGTGATCTCCAGGAACAGGAACGTCCGAAACGTCGCAAATGAAATCCCCCTGTCTCCGCTCAGGATAAACTCATCCCATGTGGACTCTCTCTCGCATCGCCTTGTATCCAGTGAAATCGCTCGACCCGGTGTTTGTTGAACAGGCCGAAGTACTCCCCGGAGGAGGCCTGGCCTGGGATCGTCAGTTTGCACTGTTTGATGCGAACGGAGAGGTCATCAATGCAAAAAAGCAGGCTCGCATTCAACAGATCCGGGCCAGTTTCGATCTCGCCGGGCAGACGATCACTGTTTCCGCGTCTGACCGCGATCTCGCCGCGGCGCAGTTCGCGCTCTCCGAAAACCAGTCCGGGCTTGCAGCGTGGTTCAGCGATTATTTCGATCAGCGCGTGACACTGAAAGAGAACCGCACCACCGGCTTTCCCGACGATCTCGAAGCCTCGGGGCCGACAATCATCAGCACGCAGACGTATGAAGAAGTCGCCCGCTGGTTCCCCGGCATCACAGTCGATGAACTGCGGCTGCGATTCCGGGCCAACCTGGAATTCGCGGGGGACCTCCCCTTCTGTGAAGATCGGCTCTATAATCCCCTGGATCCGCCGGTGCTGTTCCGGGCAGGAGCAGTGACGTTCGCCGGTTCGAACCCTTGCAAGCGGTGCGTGGTTCCCTCGCGTGTGCCGACGACAGGCCAGACCGATGCCCAGTTCATGAAAACGTTCATTCGGAAACGGGAGGAAACATTCCCCTCCTGGGGGGAGCTGTCACTGTTCCGAAACATGTATCGGCTGGCGGTCAACACGCGTCTGCATGAGCTGCCCGAGGGTCAACCGCCGCAAATTCAGTGCGGTGACACACTGGAAATTCTTTCCCGATAGTACGGGCTGCAGCGAAAAGTCAACAAAAATGTCCAGGTGCAGAAT contains:
- a CDS encoding MOSC domain-containing protein codes for the protein MWTLSRIALYPVKSLDPVFVEQAEVLPGGGLAWDRQFALFDANGEVINAKKQARIQQIRASFDLAGQTITVSASDRDLAAAQFALSENQSGLAAWFSDYFDQRVTLKENRTTGFPDDLEASGPTIISTQTYEEVARWFPGITVDELRLRFRANLEFAGDLPFCEDRLYNPLDPPVLFRAGAVTFAGSNPCKRCVVPSRVPTTGQTDAQFMKTFIRKREETFPSWGELSLFRNMYRLAVNTRLHELPEGQPPQIQCGDTLEILSR